In one Nicotiana tomentosiformis chromosome 6, ASM39032v3, whole genome shotgun sequence genomic region, the following are encoded:
- the LOC138893756 gene encoding uncharacterized protein, whose product MFIGPFEVLRRVGEVAYELALPPSILGVHRVFHVSMLRKYHADKLHVLDYITFQLDESMGYEEEPVAIVDKQVCQLRSKKISAVKVQWRGQPVEEATWETEEDMRSRYPHLFGITGMILDPFEEEHLFKRWRM is encoded by the coding sequence atgtttataggtccatttgaggtgttgaggcgagttggggaggttgcttatgagcttgctttgcctcctagtatATTGGGAGTTCATcgggttttccacgtgtctatgctccggaagtatcatgccgacaagTTGCATGTATTAGACTACATCACgtttcagctagatgagagcatgggttatgaggaggagccagttgccattgttgacaaacAGGTTtgccaattgaggtccaagaagatttctgcggtaaaggttcagtggaggggtcaaccagtcgaggaggcaacttgggagaccgaggaggacatgcggagtagatatccacacctatttggcATTACAGGTATGATTCTCGACCCGTTCGAGGaagaacatttgtttaagaggtggagaatgtaa